The sequence below is a genomic window from Fibrobacter sp..
TTGTTCTTGACGCGGTCCAAATCAGGATAGAAACCTTCGGCCATGCCAAAAGGCGGAATCAGCAAGTCATAGGGATAATCTAGCTGATTCAATCCAACAATCAGTTCTGGGGTTAAATTCGTGACCTGGAATGCAACCACCATTTCAGAGGCGTTGTTTCTAAAGATGTTGTCCGAAACCTTGAGGACCAGCTTTAAAGTATCGCCGTCAGGTTGGATCGTGTGCAGGTTTGCAGTCTGGAATGCGGTCTGGTCGTTGTGGACTTCTTCCATCAAAAGAACCTGGCCACCCATTTTTTCTATAAAGCGCTTTGCTTGAAGCAGGTACACGATAATGGTTTGGCCTCGACCAAGAGTCCATGTGTAGGCTTTTGTCTTTTTGCTGTAGCTTTCCTGGATAACCTGCAGCTCTTGCTTGAACTTGTCGGTAAAGGAAAGGGTGTCCTCCACAACAGAGGTGTCCTGTGCAGCGACTTCTGTGGAAGAGCTTTCGCTAGAGGAAGAATCTGTGTTGGAAATTCTTGGTAGAATAAAGACGCAGGTGCCGACAACTACAAGCAGTACAATGATAATTGCAATTATGTGCTTTAATTTTCTCATCTTGCTAATAAATATAACTACATTGGCGGTATGCCTATCTTATTTGCCATGGTTGGTGCCACGGGAATTGGTAAATCCAACTTGTCCCTGGAACTTGCAGAACATTACAACGCCGAAATCATTGGCGTTGACTCCCGGCAGATATACAAGGGGTTCCGTATTGGAACTGCGCA
It includes:
- a CDS encoding divergent polysaccharide deacetylase family protein, with the translated sequence MRKLKHIIAIIIVLLVVVGTCVFILPRISNTDSSSSESSSTEVAAQDTSVVEDTLSFTDKFKQELQVIQESYSKKTKAYTWTLGRGQTIIVYLLQAKRFIEKMGGQVLLMEEVHNDQTAFQTANLHTIQPDGDTLKLVLKVSDNIFRNNASEMVVAFQVTNLTPELIVGLNQLDYPYDLLIPPFGMAEGFYPDLDRVKNKELVLWITMESNKLNKVHNKLRPLRIHHTAEQIETVIDDAKKLVPNAVGVATRYGEQAVEHKQLMQAILAPMQKNNLWFLDISTNKLSKATETCKDFKITCKTATPYNPDNSALDDYIKQKTREASKSGLSVMILPLNETTLNKVNDLSKNLQSKGTTLVNLSTFMKY